The following DNA comes from Brassica oleracea var. oleracea cultivar TO1000 chromosome C5, BOL, whole genome shotgun sequence.
AGAATCTAGCTCACCGTACTATTTAGTTTTCTTAAATCAAGCTTAACTAGCTTCTCCAATGGTTGTCCTGAAACCTTTGTTGATTGTTTGCAGATAAGATTGGCCCGACAATGGCTGTTCTCCGACAAGACATTGATCAAAATATTCAAGTAATTAATTTTTTCCTTTTTTATCTATACTAATAATGTTAATATATACACGCATCATTTTCAATGTTCGTAATCGCTTGCGTAAACAGTTTAGAAATATGTATTTTGGTAACTAACGTATTAATTAGTTAGAGTGATTAAAAAAAGTAAAAAACTGATGTCCCTTCTACTCGACGTCCAAGAAACTTTCATCCCTTTCGACACACGGACCCGTCTACACCTTTACATTGCTTTCAGGGTCATTTTCGTCATACCTTCTCTCTCCTTTCGAATGAATGGACCTTATTTCTTTTACCCCATCCTCATTTTTTTTATATTATTCATTTTTTTGTAACCTTTTATATTATTGATTTAGCTCTTCCTGTTTGTTGACTTGGTGTAGAGATTAGAGAAGATGTGGGAAACTGATCCTATCGTGTACTCAAATTTGGTTGAGATATTGAGAAAAGAAGCGAAGGAAGGATCTTCTAAGAAGCCTAAAAGCTGCAGCAGAGCTGCTGTTTGGCTAAACAGGTACGCACCATTTTAATTTATATCCAAATCGGTTTGGTTAAGACCATATCAAATACGATCCAACAAATTTTTATACTCCCAAAATATTTATAGAGCGATGGATTTTACATTGGCCCTATTGCAACGGCTTGTCAAAGACATGTCACAGAACATGCAACAAGCCGTCGAAGAAAGTTATAATTCGACTATAAAACCTTGGCATGGATGGATCTCTTGTGCTGCTTTCAAGGTACTATTATTATATTACTGTTCTTTATGATTATAAACTCCAAAAATAATCTTAATTGAACAATTTCTTGGATTTTGTTTGTATGTACCTTAAGGTTGCTCTTAAGCTGGTACCAAACAACAACACATTCATCAACGTGCTTGCGGGTAAAGACGAGAGTTACCAGATGGTTCAAGATGATATAAGAAGTTTGATTTCTTTGCTCATTCCACTTCTAAGCCAGCTCCATTCTATTTTGGTAAGATTATCATTACCATTATTATTATAATTAATAATAGAGAGATATCAGATATGTATGGATCTTTGTGATTAGTTTTGCTTTGTTTCTCTGATTTATTTGGTTGCGGTAGGAATTATACGAAGTGCACAAACTAAAGTCAACATGAGAAAGAGAACCGAAAAGGGAAGGATTTAAAGGGTTTAGTTTGGTTGTAACACAAAGTCTAACTTGTAGCATCTCTTTTCTAATGAATTTTTATCGATTTTTCTTCGAATGAATTGTTCGTCTAACAGCTTTATCATGCATGCAATGATGATTTTCTTTGTTGGTACATGAGTTTGTATGGATCATACATACATGTATTGTTGTTTATATATGCACATGCACGCACGAAGTGGCAGAGCTAGAAACTTTTTGGACTGGGGTCAATTGTTTTTTAACATAATCACTAAACTATATAAAACTTATATTTTACGACCTTCATAATATGAAACTTTTTAATTACAGTTTCATTGACTACATATTTAAATATTTGTTTCGATAAAAATAGAAAAATATCTATTCCAACCAATTACCATATTGACAAAGTTCTCTAGTTAAATATTTGTATTTTACTTTGTCTCTTTGATTATAGTGATATTACAATATTTTTTTTCACCGGGATCATCTAGATAAATTGGTCCATTAGTTATCTAATTAATAAAAAAATAGTCCATTTCTAAATATGAAACTAGCTGTTAAAAATATTCAGATTATAAACATAAACCCTATATTTTTATTGAATTTGAATCAATGAATCATAATCATTTTTAGTGATAAATAAATAATCAAAACATCAAAGTATAAGATAAAAAAAAGAACCCAACTTGAAATTAGTCCAAAACATGTTTGCTCTCGCGTTTGTCGAAAAAGAGAAATTTGTTTATTAATTTGTTTTTAATGTTCTTGATATAAATTATTATACTATTTAGGCCTAATATAATTTGGGTTTAAAACTAATATGTAACTAAGTCTAAGATAAAAACGTATTATTAGTTTCATGGTTTTTTGCAATAGTAAAAACAGAGATAAAAATTAATACAAATCCAAATTTTAACAAATAAATGATATAAATGTATTAGTTATATAAGTGTCTTTAAATTTTAATGTTTTAATTATTCTGTGGGGTTTCACTTTTAGTGGGATCAAATTTAATTTTCTATAGATCAAACAAAGTATGAAAACTGATGATACTAAATTTAATTTTCTATTGGAATCAATACATTTTTACTCAAAAAAAAAATGCAAATATTAAGAATAAAACCTAGCTATATATAGTTGAATCAAGATCTAATTAGAAGTTAGAATCTAATTCCCAACAAACCATCACACACGATAACAACATTGAACTTAATCACTAAATAATGAGACCAAATCATTGTCAGCATCATTGGTTACCCCAGGGATAAAGCAGTAATAATTTTTAATTTGCAATATAAATTCCAATTTGAATCGGAGCCCATTATTGGCCCAATCTGTCGATGTCGGATTTTATTTTCGGCGTTAGCACTTCCTTCCTTTCAGATATTCAGTTTAGGTGGCTCTAACTTACTTCCTTCTCATTTTAAATATCAAAAAAAGTTGGCCGGAAAGCTCACAGGGCTCGAGGAGGTTGCAATGGAAGACAGCGACACCTCTAGAGACAAACGTTCAGACAGCTTCTGTCTTTCACTTCGACGACAAACTTCAGAAATAAAACCCCCTTAAAATACGATAAAAGAAATAAATGCACAATGTTTTTTTTCTTAAAAACAAAATACTCTCCTTCATAAATGGAAGAGATCCGTGAATCTCGTCTCCTCGTCGTGTTAGCGAATGCTTCGTGTTATTATTACGTAAGCAATTACGCATCTCTATGCAAGTTCGAGAGAGACATAGAGGCTGGAAGATAAAAGGTTGGTTGTCCCCTCGACGGTTAATTATAAAAAAAAGGACAGAGAAAAAAAGTAAGAGAAGAGAGAGCCGTCAATCATTTTTTGCTCAACAAAGATTCTAATCTGAGGAGATGTGGACAAAAAGATAGATACATCGCTTTTTACTCAAACACCGACCTCACGTTTCAATAAAAAGGGATAGCTTTTTCTGTTCATTTGTGTAATCTTACTCTTCTCTTGCTTGCTTCTACAATGGCGGTTTTGATTGGTATGGTTCACTCTTTTCTTTACTCACTCTGTTGCTTTCTTCGGCTTACTTGTTTCATTGCTTAGTTTTCAAGTTTGTTGCATTCTTGGGTTGTGTGTGTTGGGAGGTTCTTGGTTTAAATAATCTTATATGAGAACAATCATTGATGATACTATATATGGTGGGGGAACTTTGTTATTCACCATCTTTGGCTTCTTGTGTTCCTCTAAAGACAAAAAAAATGGCTATTAAATAAACTGTACTAATGTTAGTGATTTGCTGATTTATTTAAAGTCTCTTTGTGATTGGTTCTTTTCATGATGCAGAGGACCTTCCATGGTGTGACGTTGAACTGAATCTTGGCTCTAAATGCTTACAGAGAACGGCCATAGATCTCGTTAATCTACTGTTCCTCTCCTTCTTCTACTTGCTCTTGGTAGCTGGTTGTGTTTCACAGCGTTTTACTCTTGGGAGCCGCAAAAAAGGCTGGATCTTTGTTGCTGCAGCTATATGCTGTGCTGCTACTAGCATTATATATCTTGGTGCTGGACTGAAGAATCTGATTGCTAGTGCCAATGATGAAGTCTCCTGGGTTGCTTGCTTTGTTGAAGGGCTCATTTGGGTCTCACTTACGGTTTCACTGCTTGTTAACGGCTCCAAGTGGATCAAGATTCTCGCATCGGTTTGGTGGGTGTCTTTTGCTTTGCTGGATTCAGCAGCAAAGATTGAGATACTTTCTCAGGGGAAAAGCATCAGAATGTTTGACATCATTACCTGGCTGATAAGCCTTTTGCTTCTTCTTTGCTCCTGGATGAACTTGAGATCTTCTCCAGAAGCTCAAGATTACAGCACAGCAGGTCTTTCTGATCCTTTATTAGCTGAGAATTCTAAGAAAAACTCGGCAAGGTTAGCAACAGCTAGATTTTTCAGCTTTCTATCCTTCTCTTGGATGAACTCTTTACTCTCGTTGGGCTTCAAGAAACCATTAACCCCAGACGATATCCCAAGTGTTGTCCCGGAGGATGAGGCTGAGTTAGCTTACACTAAATTCTCCAAAGCATGGGATGATGCTCTTCTCTCAGAGCCAGAGGGAGCCAAGGAAAGAAACTTGGTGTTCAGAGCCGTTGCAAAAGTCTACTTCAAGGAGAACATACTCACAGCAGTTTGTGCACTCTTCCGAACAATAGCTGTAGTATCTCTTCCACTAATGCTATACGTCTTTGTGGATTACGCAAACAGTGACCACCGTGATCTCCGCACTGGTTTCTTCAACTTAGCTTGTCTAGTTATGCTGAAGCTTGTTGAGTCCTTGTCAATGAGACACTGGTACTTTGCAGCAAGAAGATCAGGGATGAGGATTAGATCAGCGCTGATGGTCGCTGCGTATAAAAAGCAGCTGAAGCTATCAAGCTTAGGGAGGAAAAGGCATTCGTCTGGAGAGATTGTGAACTACATCGCCGTGGATGCGTACCGAATGGGAGAGTTCTTGTGGTGGT
Coding sequences within:
- the LOC106294735 gene encoding glycolipid transfer protein 3, with amino-acid sequence MKRKRCDMEEATKKKKMTEIGSAIEELSLLSIAKTTIVTTKIEATNIINLPLKPLLSFCKLIVQVLDKIGPTMAVLRQDIDQNIQRLEKMWETDPIVYSNLVEILRKEAKEGSSKKPKSCSRAAVWLNRAMDFTLALLQRLVKDMSQNMQQAVEESYNSTIKPWHGWISCAAFKVALKLVPNNNTFINVLAGKDESYQMVQDDIRSLISLLIPLLSQLHSILELYEVHKLKST